The following proteins are co-located in the Sphaerochaeta sp. genome:
- a CDS encoding RidA family protein, which yields MEATIERIATDKAPGAIGPYSQAVAIGNLVFASGQIPIDPATGTVVEGGIEEQTKQVMRNMEAVLAAAGSGMDRVVKSTVFIRDMKAFSAINAIYAEHFTGPVLPARSVVEVSALPKGVLIEMEVVAVRSAG from the coding sequence ATGGAAGCAACCATTGAGCGGATCGCGACGGATAAGGCGCCTGGGGCCATCGGGCCGTACAGCCAGGCGGTGGCCATAGGGAACCTGGTGTTTGCCAGCGGACAGATCCCCATCGATCCGGCGACGGGAACGGTGGTGGAGGGCGGAATCGAAGAACAGACCAAACAGGTCATGCGGAACATGGAAGCGGTGCTCGCTGCCGCGGGAAGCGGGATGGACCGGGTGGTCAAATCCACCGTGTTCATCCGTGACATGAAGGCTTTCAGCGCCATCAACGCCATCTATGCCGAGCATTTCACCGGCCCGGTGCTTCCCGCCCGTTCCGTGGTGGAAGTCTCTGCGCTTCCCAAGGGCGTGTTGATCGAGATGGAGGTGGTGGCGGTACGCTCCGCCGGTTGA
- the ybaK gene encoding Cys-tRNA(Pro) deacylase produces MKKTNAMRILEAQGIPYDVVQYEWDEEHLDAIHASHEAGLPLEQVFKTIVLKDSDNQVFVFCLPGDFSISMKKVREITGSKSIDLLKLDDLLKTTGYVRGGCSPLGMIHKYPTYIEETAQLEEYVYVSAGQRGLQLKLKPDDLVKAAGAQYADFTME; encoded by the coding sequence ATGAAGAAAACCAACGCGATGCGCATTCTTGAGGCACAAGGCATTCCCTATGACGTGGTCCAGTACGAATGGGATGAGGAACATCTGGACGCCATCCACGCCTCCCACGAGGCGGGGCTTCCGCTGGAACAAGTATTCAAGACGATCGTCCTGAAAGACAGCGACAACCAGGTGTTCGTCTTCTGTCTGCCAGGTGACTTTTCCATCAGCATGAAGAAAGTGCGGGAGATCACCGGCAGCAAGAGCATCGACCTCCTGAAGCTGGACGACCTGCTGAAAACCACCGGTTATGTCCGTGGAGGCTGTTCCCCGCTTGGCATGATCCACAAGTACCCGACGTACATCGAGGAAACCGCCCAGCTTGAGGAGTACGTGTATGTCAGCGCAGGCCAGCGCGGCCTGCAACTGAAGCTCAAGCCGGACGATCTGGTGAAAGCTGCCGGCGCCCAGTACGCCGACTTCACCATGGAGTGA
- a CDS encoding MarR family transcriptional regulator, protein MDVDLRAITKIAREAKRFVTRELKATGLGAEDYEYLHFVRHHGGCTQADVAETLNLDKSTISRKTARLIAQGFIQRRDDQNDHRSFHLYATDKAEETKKATLSAEERFYRYIQQQSNLTPEETETFLSLLSRLYDASKAERKTDFSHLLSRD, encoded by the coding sequence ATGGATGTGGATCTTCGGGCCATCACCAAAATCGCGCGGGAAGCGAAACGCTTCGTCACCCGGGAACTCAAAGCGACCGGACTGGGCGCAGAGGATTACGAATACCTGCATTTTGTCCGACACCATGGCGGATGCACCCAGGCGGATGTGGCGGAGACGCTCAATCTGGACAAAAGCACCATCTCCCGCAAAACCGCCCGGTTGATAGCCCAAGGCTTCATCCAGCGAAGAGACGACCAGAACGATCATCGCTCATTCCACCTGTATGCCACGGACAAAGCGGAGGAGACCAAGAAAGCCACCCTCAGCGCGGAAGAACGGTTTTACCGGTACATCCAGCAACAAAGCAACCTGACACCAGAGGAAACGGAAACCTTCCTCTCCCTGCTCTCCCGCCTGTATGACGCATCCAAAGCGGAACGGAAAACCGACTTTTCCCATCTCCTCTCCCGTGACTGA